The genomic stretch GAATGCTTCCTAGCTCCTCGAAGTACCGGTCAATCGTAGCCTTCGATGCCGTCTTTGCTCGCTGTAAGCCAAGCTTCTGAGGCTTAACAGCTTTAAGTTGGGCCCAACGCTGCATGTATCCATAGAACCAGTCCGAGCTTAGCTCCCCTTTGGCCCTGACATTCTTCCCCAGAGAACGGGCATAGTCTGCAGCCATGCACCTCACATCAGTTACAGAATACCCATAGCCGATATTGGCCATAAAAACAATATGGTCCGCCAACTTTCTCTCCTCTTCACAGGTAAAGAGTGTCTCTGCTCCATGTTTACAGTtaatgtcaacattttgccttgtccTATCCCTCAATGTTGACTCCGGGACATTATACACTCTTGACGCTCTGTACACGGACATTCCTCCAAGCGTAGCATCAAACGCTCTCTTGAGGTTGTTCTTGTCGTAAGGCTTCTTCTTATGATTTGACTCTCTAATCTGAAAAACAATTTGAGTCTCATCTAAGTTCAACCCTCAAATCTATTAGCTAAATATTGAAGTGTTTATAGAGCCTGACCTatcgaaataattttaaaaaatcggtgGTGTGTAACCCCTTCACAAAGAGAATAATATTGGTAGTGTCTGACCCAAGCAACCGACAGCAGACGAACTTAAACAGCGAAAAAGTTGAAAgggaaatttcattttaacatggatttttacataattttggttaaaaatgatgttttaaatcgATTTTGGGTAGTTACTTACCAAAAATCTATTCATACTGgcagcaaaagatgttttctttcagatttcaaaagtaggtcacgcaggtttgtttacaaacacaatccagagggcgctaatgaaataccgcgagtCAAAACGACCCGCGActcaaccgggtttgagtatatggtaatacggaattggaaacagcgagtagcgtaatatgggatttttttatttcaacgattgatacaacctttattttgttaagcattaaatatgtatataataaatgactTGATTGACACCACAGGTGCAGCAACGTGGCATATGCAGGTCGTATATGTCCTTCAAGTTTGATGACATGAGCGTTAACAACACTGAAGACTCAGAGTCCAAAAAATGGAACTCAAATGTGACAAAAGTTGTGGTCCCATTGGCCATTGGTGGTGCTGTAATTGTGGCTGCTCCGGTAGTACTGGCGGCAGGCGGGTTCGGTGCTGGGGGCGTAGTTGCCGGGTCAGTTGCGGCAAAACTCATGTCGGCAGCGGCAATCGCTAACGGAGGCGGTGTGGCGGCAGGAAGTAATGTGATAATATCATTGTgattaatacatgtttaaagttaaatttaattacacGTAATCTATAGGCGCTTTTGTTCTGCATTGCAGATATACATTATTGGGCTGAGGTTGTCAAATGCATATCTTTGTTAAATACTTCTCTATGTTATTGGGTAATATCAACATAAAAAAGTTATAGCAGGGTGCGGAAATCAATTATATGTTTGGGTTTGcaacaacaataattttttatgtcattttaaaatGATAGTTTTAGTATTTGTTACATACGGATTGTCAAATGAAGAAatccaaacaaaaaaatgtatatgaagATCTCTCGGTTCCAAAAAATGTCAAAGAAATGGTTTTGCTCCTTCCCCTACTAATAAGAGTAGCAGCATGAATAGTGTCTATCATTTCTGTTGACACTTTGGGGTTTTCAACAAATATCACTCTAAAAATGACATGTACTATGAACATGTTCTACATCATTACATGTGCTTGCGTATTTTCTCAAATTCTCATATGTCTTATGTTATTGGCTTATTGCAAGGAATTGGCGAATTTTAAGTGTTATGACCACACTCCAACACTTTCAACTTAATTGGTATCCAAGATGTTGaagtcaattaaaatattgtgtttgtcTAAAATTCTTTCAAGTGTTGCAACTACTGGTTAAGATTGTTATTCTTTTTATTAAAGAGTTTGGTCATATATAAAATgagatttgtttaaaaatgcgCAAGAAAGTGTTTCTGCCCATGGTTATCTAATATGGCGAGCATGAATTGAAACACAAGATGCCAGAGAAACTGgattatgttttaaaaatttgTCTTCCATATATGTGTcatgtgtaaataaaaatgtttgaataaattcaagcattaactctttcagtgctggaaccgaatttgaagacctttgcaaacagtttggatccagaataGACGCCACAAagcatggcgtctcatcaggaaccaaactgtttgctattctgatagtattctttgagttttttttttgaagaaaatggtAATTTAAGAAATTTAGCATACGACAtttgagcagacgacaaatttcccagcatgcaaagggttaatgatttTGTTGTGCACACAGGTACAATAGCGATGCTGCAGTCAGCAGGTGCTACAGGGATTGCTTACTCCTTATTGGCTGCCATAGGGGGCACTTCAGCATTGGCCACTGCTGCTGTACAGTCTTTTGTGTCCAGGCCACAAACAACGGGGCCCGTCTCGACAGAGGTCAAAGCTACCGAACAGGCCGCGTCACAGACCAAGGGGCTTGGCTCTGCTGGGGTCACCGCTGCTTTATATGGGGCTGCGTCCAAAACGCATGCAGCTGCCTCTTATTCAATGGCTGCAATAGTGGGTGCTTCTTCTAAGGTCCCAGGTGCTTTACAGAATGCAGCCTCCTCCTCATTGTCGGCCATAGGAGGAGCCGCAGCGTGGGTTGGGCCGACTTTAACTGCAGTTGTATATGGGACAAAGACCGCAGAGTCAAAGAAGACACAGGATGGGCAGTCAAATGGCAGCAatggaaaaaacaaaaacaaaatttgattAGAGTTTTATGGCCgcaatggaaaagaaaatgacAAATGACAGTTTTTTGGCATATAGTTAACTGTTTTGCATTTCATTACCTGCGCTATATATGTGATTTCTGTTATCATAAACAATtctttatcattttgttttgccATATCTAATTTATAGTATTTATTATTTGTTGAAGTAGAGTTGCAATGAAAAGTTTAAAATTTGTGTCATttacaaatgttatcattttgtGTGCCATACTTATCAAAAACACGTCCAGTGTAACGGGATATCTTTCGTTGTTAGAAAGATgttatctttttatgcccccggatcgaatgatggggggtatattgtttttggcctgtctgttattctgtcccaaaactttcaccttggtcataactttttcaatattgaagatagcaacttgatatttggcatgcatgtgtatctcatggagctgaacattttgagtggtgaaaggtcaaagtcagccttcaaggtcaaatatatggcttcaaagcacagtagggggcattgtgtttcacaaagacACCTCTTGTTTGTGTAAAGGCTTGCATTAAAGGACTTGCACAGTTTATTTGGATATGGATTCTCATATTTCTGAATAATTCAATAGCTCCTTGATGCTTAACATCAACATTACTAGACTTGAAAGGTGTAAAACACAGACCAAACATAAAATTAGGTTAAGCATTGAACAATCAAATCATAGTTGCATTTTgattaattttcataattttcatAGATAGATGCTACGTAATTGTTATGCAAATTTCTATAaggtaattatttgttaaaattaatgTTGCTTCCTTGAATTCTTCAAAAATATAAAGATATAGTGTAATGCATCTTTTTACAATTTTGAGTTTGAAGATTTTCTATATGAACTTTTATCAAGCCAaccaaaaaattaaaataaaaaaggtttatgTCATTAAAGGAGTAAGCAAATGGGCTATGAATGTACCTAATGAAAGAAACTAATTTTTGCTTGTAGTTGTTCATTTCCAGGAATGTGTTAAACCCATCTAGTTATGCTCACAAATCAATCTGATTTTTTATCCCTTGATGTCTTGCAAGTTTGCTATGGCATTAAAAAGCaagtattttttctttttaatgagCATTTTCTTTTCAATAGTTGAATTACTTTTGTTGTAACGCAAGTTAaatgaacaatatatatttttattttataaacctgttaaaaatgtttatacaatgcACATCAGTTTgttttttgaagcatttgttatttaatataatatgctTGCAGGTTATTATTTGcaattacatgtatgtacaattGTAATTAGTTGAATGTATGAAATAAACATAGTACAAATCCAGTCTTTAAATATTTTGCCTGTGTGGTGATAGAGAGCTGTAAAGGCGTGTGTTGATATGGAGTTAATATGTTCTACTGCTCAGTTTACCCAGGGGTGTTTGTATAGGACCCTGGTTTACCAAGTGTATTTCAATTCTCTTAAAATCATGTGGTATGTATTTGGTGGCATAAGTCTGCTGTTATTTCAGTATAACTTAAGCAATACCAAAGACCTATCAAATACATGGCATGCGTTTTGaagtaaatatacaatatatcagtTTGAACATTCTATTATTATCTACTGGGTACTTAACATGTCTGCTCATCAAATCCTTAGTATGGCCACTCTCTCCTTACCGTTGATTCACActgggcagttgtcagttactggtacatgtataatatgagccgcattctgagaaaactgggcttaatgcatgtgcgtaaagtgtcgtcccagattagcctgttcagtccgcacaggctaatcagagacgacactttccgcctaaacttgattttcagtaaggagggactttctttgaaccaaaattaccataaaagcggaaagtgtcatccctgattagcctgtgtggactgcacaggctaatctgggacgacactgtatgcacatgcattaagcccagttttctcaaaacactaCTCATATGTGGACTAAGCGCTTGTCAACTAGATAATCCAGGAAATGTGATAAACACaccaacaaacaaaaaacaaagtcTATATGTCATAAACAGACAGTACATTGGCATGAaaccttgtttttttaaataagaacacaaacacaatgcattttttttatttataatttattatgtttttgcaTAAAAACTAACTGCAAACATTGCATGACAACAATGGACTTATTACaacaaaagaatacaaataatatttaagaTGTAAACCTATAGTTTGTCACAATAGAAACAAATAATATCTCCCAACATCACATGTTGTAATATGTAGCAAGATGATTAAGAACCTCAAAGTTGAAAATGGGGCATTACTGTTATACTTGTTAAAGTAGGATGATACTAAATAGTACATGAACAGCTTCATATCATAAGGAACAGAGCATGCAAGTTTGATATAGAATTTATACAGTGTGGGAGAACACGTTCAAGACAATTGTGTCCctacagaaagacggacagacttCAATTGTGATTTCAGTACACCCCCATTTACTTTTTATACAGGTGTGGGGGTTGTGGGAAtataaaacaaattgacaaaaaGAGCTGTCtacataggatgacatatgcccctgaaaaacactttgatagaagttatgagcatttttcaaaacctaaacgcagatttcgaaacctaaacgccgatttaagttcaaggtcaaggtcacagggttcaaaatttgtgtgcgcatggaaaagccttgtccatatacacatgcataccaaaatgaaggttacatctgaagcgacaaagaaattatgagcatttttcgaaacctaaacgcacagacggacagtgcgatcactatatgccctccttcgggggcataaaaacgtgacttacataaacataacattagTATATAAGACATGCCAGATAGATATGTAAAGCAAGCTAAATGTTTAtgtcaacttaaacatttgcagaTAATATTTGCATTATTATTGAATTGCTAATGTTCAGTTtatatgatatatagagaataacaggttactgcctgatctttttgtaatatatcaagcaaggcttaaaataatataacagcGAGGTATGATAAATCCATATAATACCTTTTATCGTTAGCACTAAATCATTTTGTTCATGCATACAATCACATTTGTAGAACAGTCCAACAATAAACAACACTGTACAGCAAAATAAATAATTCTCTTTTACAACCAAAACTCGATTTCTATCTTTATCATAAAAGCATCCCATTAGACCTAAATACCATAACTGAAGATTAAGTCTAACAAGTTCATTGCATAATGGTAATTCAAAAATGTATTCCGTGTTGACTGTAATGGGTATTGGCTTTATATTTTTGCAATGTTCTAAGCTGTCTGTGGGCAGACGAAGGCCAtcttacttaaccctttaccacttagatacgtatttgtagtcccttagaaacttaaattttattaaccTTTCTTTTTTCAAtagtttcatgttttaaaggcaCATTTcaaacccttatatactgatgagcagcaaacagcataaaacctgaacagactgtgagtaacttgcaggctgttctggttttatgctgtttgcacacagccattttcacttcgcttctgagtGGGGAAGGGTTAATATGCCTCTCTTAATTGATTTCTATGTATAGCACATGTGCATGAAACAGATATTGATGAATATATCGAAATATTTTGAAACAAGTTTAAATATCTGTATATAGAGttaatttgataaaaattaatttcaaaatcctAGTACTCTCACAATATTTCTCAAACAAACACGTGTTTGTTCACGAGTCCTAGGCTATTCTTTATTCGTAAGTTTAGGAAAGGATGTCCATATTGAAATCAAGAAACAAAGCAATGAGCTTACACAATTGACAAAAGGTcctgaaacaagagctgtctccatcagaagacatatgccccgaaaaacactttttgaaacctaaacgcagatttctaaacctaaacgcggacgctaagttcaaggtcaaggtcagagggctCAAATTTTgtaagcgtatggaaaggccttttccatatacacatgcataccaaatatgaaggttacatctgaagcggcatagaagttatgagcatttttcgaaaccttaacgcaaaagcgtgacggaaggacagacggacagtgcgatcactatatgccctccttcaggggcataaaaaggtccTGAAAGGATGCCCAAATCTAAATAAAGAAACTAACTTATGGCCTAACACTAGGTCAAATACCTTAAATACCTTGACACAAAATCAATGGTACATGTGTATAACTATTcatgaggtcaaaggtcagtgCTAAAGTTTTCTGAGCCAACAGAACCTCCAGAGAGGTTCCTCGAATGTCCGACCGCCATCTTAGTATTCTTGACATCCTTATTTACAATGCTAGTTTTCGCAGAGGGCATCGACTCTGCACCCATCTTGGCACTTTTACCATCCTTATTCACAGCACTTGTTTTCAAAGATGGCGTTGACTTGACCGCCACCCCAGAGGAATGTTTCCCGGTAAAGGGCGAAGAAGAGGCATCAGATGCGTCCTTCGTTTTTGCGAGTGGCATGAGTTCTATTGTATCTACCCCGCTCCTATGCTGGCCTTTCACAATGCTGACATTTACGCTATCGATAGAAGAATCCCCATTGCTAATACTGGAATTATTTGCATTGGAAGCGTTTCTAAGCTCCTTGGCTCGTAACTTCTCCATCGACTTTTCCTTCTTTGCTGGCTTCTGTTTCACAGGCTTTGTTGGCTTTATGGGGGATTCGTCCTCTACAATTGTTGGCAACTTGCCAGCCTCATCTGGCTGCATTGGAATGTCGTCTGCAACAAAAAGATATCATACAGGAATTTTTAACTAACTCATTCCTGTTGCAGTTTGTAAAGTcagttttcttaaattatataaGCAATATAGATTTTCTGTTTTATATATCATAGACCCTTTAAAGGAGAAATTGCTAATTATGAGATATTTCTCCTTTTTCTccacatggcgtctcatcaggatccaaactgtttgctattctgatagtattctttgaaaaaaatcgaagaaaatgctaattttagaaattcagcagatgacattttagcagacaacaaattttccagcatgcaaagggttaatgttagGATTAACAATTTGTTAGGCATTTAGGATCAAATGATAAACACACTGAAGAAGGTTATTTAGAATATGGCTGGCAAACTTATTTGTCCTTTTGATAAGACAAATTTGTACCAAATACCTTCCTTTTCACTTCTTCGATTTAATTGACTATAATCATGAAGTTTTTATTTCTTATTCCTACTGAAAGTAGTTGTGTGGCtgagaaattatttttaagaaattgAGCGTCTTAACAATTCTCTGAGTCAtgcaaaaaaattcaaaatattttaaattacatttattaattaaattgctTATTTGAATCAGAAACACAATACATCGATAGTTTTTTGTCATTTGTATTTATGGCTTTCATTTTAGTCAATcattgcatttgttttgttttaacatttttatgtataaaaaaaaataaaaaaaaattatcaaattttagTAATTATTTCAAAGAAAACTTGCAGAAACTCAATTAAATCTTCCTTACAGTGGATGAACATTACGATTTATGAGATTGAATTTCAGCAATTTCCAATAACGCAGCTTTCATGTTCCAATTTTCCCCTTTTATTACTAGCTATAAAACTAATTATACCCTCcaataaattggatcaattagaACAAATGATGGTTATAAAAGAGATGACAAGTCTTTGACAATGTATTTTATAATCATCTTTCGTAACTGAATCATTAAAGCCTGGggacattttacatttttatattttttaattttatgttttatgcactTAAATTCAAACAAAGCAATTTTAAAATTCTCAAGAAGCAGCATTATTAACGGAGAAATTAAATCTTCCTTTTTGTATTATTACCGAAGAACAagcaattttaaaatcaaataaattaaaataataaccttCCTATTAGAAATATTAGACATTAATTGCAAGGCTATTTTATTATAAACACCTAACTCAAAAGTATTTTCATAAAGATGCTGAATCTGTTAAATAATAGCCTTGTTTTGTAAATACCTTGtcgaaatataatacaataacaaattaacaatagATGTTCTGTTATTTTAGCTATCAAGTAATTTAGTATCTGTTTAGTTTGAAAAACATCCTACAAGACAGATGAGTCATGATTTTCAGcagaaaaaagttttcttcatttACTTACAGTGACATTGCCTAAATGTGCCTCCAATTCAAACaaatttaactctttaccacttagaaacttatttaaccctttacaacttagaaacttatttaaccctttaccacttagataagtatttaaccctttaccacttagataagtatttaacccatttaccactaagatacgtattttttacacatttgtagtcccttagaaagtgaaatttgataaaagacctttcttactaaattcaagtttttaaggcttcatttcctaccctttgacactgatgagcagcaaacagcataaaacctgaacaaactgcgggtaactcgcaggctgttctggttttatgctggttgcaaaagccattttcactgtgcttcttaaggggtaaagggttaaagtgaCATTGCCTTAATGTGCCTccaattcaatttttttaactctttaccacttagaaacttatttaaacctttaccacttagaaacttatttaaccctttaccacttagatacgtatttaacccatttaccacttagatacgtatttttacacatttgtagtcctttcccccataagaagcaaagtgaaaatggctatgtgcaaaaagcataaaaccagatcagcctgcgagttactcacatagccattttcacttttcttctgagttGGGAAGGGTTAAGTATTGTAAAATGTATCTTTGCTTTTATCACAACAGCTGAATTCCTTCTCAATATGTTCAGCTGAGATCATTTTTCTATACttagtaacaatgaccttgaccacACCTATCCCATGTTCTATATTAAGTAacaatgaccttcaccttgaccacACCTATCCCATATTCTATATTTAGTAACAATGACCTTTACTTTGACTACACCTATCCCTCACCTTGACCACACCTATCCCATGTTCTATAATTAGTAACAACGATTTCCACCGTGACCACACTTATCCcatgttctatttttagtaacaacaACCTCCACTGTTACCACACCCATCCCCTGCACATGAGGAATCTACGCATAAAGTGAACACTATATATTCTCATTTTGCACAAga from Dreissena polymorpha isolate Duluth1 chromosome 10, UMN_Dpol_1.0, whole genome shotgun sequence encodes the following:
- the LOC127848596 gene encoding interferon alpha-inducible protein 27-like protein 2B isoform X1, which codes for MPMPIHTQVQQRGICRSYMSFKFDDMSVNNTEDSESKKWNSNVTKVVVPLAIGGAVIVAAPVVLAAGGFGAGGVVAGSVAAKLMSAAAIANGGGVAAGSTIAMLQSAGATGIAYSLLAAIGGTSALATAAVQSFVSRPQTTGPVSTEVKATEQAASQTKGLGSAGVTAALYGAASKTHAAASYSMAAIVGASSKVPGALQNAASSSLSAIGGAAAWVGPTLTAVVYGTKTAESKKTQDGQSNGSNGKNKNKI
- the LOC127848596 gene encoding interferon alpha-inducible protein 27-like protein 2B isoform X2, giving the protein MSFKFDDMSVNNTEDSESKKWNSNVTKVVVPLAIGGAVIVAAPVVLAAGGFGAGGVVAGSVAAKLMSAAAIANGGGVAAGSTIAMLQSAGATGIAYSLLAAIGGTSALATAAVQSFVSRPQTTGPVSTEVKATEQAASQTKGLGSAGVTAALYGAASKTHAAASYSMAAIVGASSKVPGALQNAASSSLSAIGGAAAWVGPTLTAVVYGTKTAESKKTQDGQSNGSNGKNKNKI